A window of Limosilactobacillus sp. WILCCON 0051 genomic DNA:
ATCAAGCTGCGTGACCAGATCATGCTGGATAACCTGGGGGCGCTGCCACACTATGCCGTCTACCCTAACTACAAGTGGGGTAAGGCCGTACCACGGGCTGAAAACACGGAAGGCGGTCAGGTAATTGGCTGGACCTACAAGGCTAAGGGCTGGGAAACCGATCCAAATGCCTATGTCTACATCGTGATCCAAGACTCCAACAAGAGCTGGGCTGCTATCGCCAATACGATGGGTCACCCAGAATGGATTGACGATGAGCGCTTCTCTGATTGGGAACACCGTCAACTGCACAAAGAGGAGATCTACCCATTGATCGAATCCTACACCAAGCAATACGACAAATATGAATTGACGCAAAAGCTTGGCGAGGCTGGAATTCCCGTCGGACCAGTCATTGATTGGCACGAATTGGAAAATGATCCGGACTTAAACGAGGATGGCACGATCGTCACGATTGACCAAGGTGGCAACCGTGGCAATTTCAAGACGATTGGGATGCCATTTACGCTGAGCAACTATAAGCCAGATTACAAGCGGGCACCTGACCTGGGCGAAAACAACGTTGAAGTGCTTTCTGCTCTGGGCTATGATGCCGATGAAATCAATGACCTGGTTGCAAAAGGCGTCATCTCCAAGGCACGCGGCCCTAAGAACCCACGGCGCGAAGTCATCAAGGGCGAATAAGCCAAGCCGATTTTGAACAGACTTGGGTGGGATGATGAGCTTTCACTGATCATCTCACCCTTTTTATGAGTCTGGTCGGCTAAAGAGAAAATTGGAGGGGTCGATTATGGAAAAGATATTGGTAAATGATATTGTTCCAATTTTGGTAATCATGATTCTGGGATATCTGTGCGGCGAGTTCTCGTTCTTTGACGATGACCAAAGACAGGGGCTCAACAAACTGGTGCTCAAT
This region includes:
- the frc gene encoding formyl-CoA transferase, translated to MVEEKTNEYAPLKGIKVVDWTQVQSGPSCTQLLAWLGAEVIKVERPDTGDPTRNQLLDIQDSWSLYYLQLNANKKSLTLNIKTPEGKQIMTDLLKKADVFVENVRPGAADRAGFGWEDVHKLNPRLIMASLKGFNQGSRFADVKAYEPVAQSAGGAASTTGWNKGAANVPTQSAAALGDSNSGMHLTIGILAALMQRERTGEGTLVYQSMQNAVMNLCRIKLRDQIMLDNLGALPHYAVYPNYKWGKAVPRAENTEGGQVIGWTYKAKGWETDPNAYVYIVIQDSNKSWAAIANTMGHPEWIDDERFSDWEHRQLHKEEIYPLIESYTKQYDKYELTQKLGEAGIPVGPVIDWHELENDPDLNEDGTIVTIDQGGNRGNFKTIGMPFTLSNYKPDYKRAPDLGENNVEVLSALGYDADEINDLVAKGVISKARGPKNPRREVIKGE